The following proteins come from a genomic window of Edaphobacter sp. 4G125:
- a CDS encoding TolC family protein, whose product MWVLRGILLMLSFGICSAGICAAQAPLPQQLPNAPSPKNLAVVPSPPAGQLAAGPNLLTRQQAEQIALANNPRIQISQLLAKVQHQVVRERRADELLNLNGELTAVSANEASRISTGSLAASRLLEHAGMGIQLSQLITDFGHAQNLVASARLQEKARLADVEASREDIILATDQVFFHTIEAQATLSVAQQTVAARQSLVDQVSALTVAKLKSDLDLSFVQVNLSQAKLLQIDAQNNLDASKAALNEVLGYDTQTDFQLVEDDSGSLPALSSEPESLVVTALDNRPDLQSLRFDEQAAQKFSRAQRDQLLPTITALGVIGATPLGSSQYFTTNWYGAIGANVNVPIFNGFRYHAQAEEAALQSKAASEKVRRLRDQVVRDVKVAWLNANTALQRVTVAAELLKQANLALDLAQTRYQLGLSSIVELSQAQLQQTQAAIGNANARSQYGFATSELRFQMGVQP is encoded by the coding sequence ATGTGGGTATTAAGAGGCATTTTGTTAATGCTTTCATTTGGAATCTGTAGTGCAGGGATCTGCGCAGCGCAGGCACCGTTGCCTCAGCAATTACCGAATGCTCCTTCGCCGAAAAACCTTGCGGTGGTTCCAAGCCCGCCCGCTGGTCAACTAGCTGCTGGGCCGAATTTGCTCACCCGCCAACAAGCTGAACAAATTGCCTTGGCAAACAATCCTCGAATTCAGATCAGCCAGCTTTTAGCAAAGGTACAACACCAGGTGGTCCGTGAGCGGCGCGCCGATGAATTACTCAATCTCAATGGAGAATTAACCGCAGTCAGTGCGAATGAGGCAAGTCGAATTTCGACAGGTTCTTTGGCCGCATCACGTTTATTAGAGCATGCGGGCATGGGAATTCAGTTGAGCCAACTCATCACCGATTTCGGACACGCCCAAAATCTTGTAGCTTCGGCGCGATTGCAAGAGAAGGCGCGCTTAGCGGATGTTGAAGCGAGTAGAGAGGATATTATCCTTGCGACAGATCAGGTATTTTTCCATACGATTGAAGCGCAGGCAACATTGAGCGTCGCTCAGCAGACCGTCGCAGCGCGACAGTCGCTCGTGGATCAGGTTAGCGCGCTTACCGTCGCCAAGCTCAAGTCTGATCTGGATCTAAGTTTCGTGCAGGTAAATTTATCCCAGGCGAAATTGCTACAGATTGATGCTCAAAATAATCTCGATGCTTCAAAGGCCGCACTGAATGAGGTGCTTGGTTATGATACGCAAACAGATTTCCAGTTGGTTGAGGACGATAGTGGAAGTTTGCCGGCTCTATCCTCTGAGCCTGAATCTCTTGTCGTAACGGCCCTAGATAATAGGCCTGATTTGCAATCGCTGCGTTTTGATGAGCAGGCGGCACAAAAGTTTAGTCGTGCCCAACGCGACCAGTTATTGCCGACGATCACTGCGCTCGGAGTCATTGGGGCAACCCCACTCGGGTCCAGTCAGTATTTCACTACTAACTGGTATGGTGCGATCGGAGCGAATGTTAACGTTCCAATATTTAATGGATTTCGTTATCACGCACAGGCGGAAGAGGCTGCGCTGCAGTCGAAGGCTGCTTCTGAAAAAGTTCGCCGGCTTCGTGATCAAGTTGTCCGCGATGTTAAGGTGGCGTGGCTTAATGCGAATACTGCATTGCAGCGTGTTACCGTTGCAGCGGAACTATTGAAGCAGGCGAATCTTGCACTCGATCTTGCTCAAACCCGCTATCAACTCGGGTTAAGCTCAATAGTTGAATTGAGTCAGGCCCAATTGCAGCAAACTCAAGCAGCAATTGGTAACGCGAATGCCCGTTCTCAATATGGTTTTGCAACTTCGGAATTGAGATTCCAAATGGGGGTGCAGCCTTGA
- a CDS encoding efflux RND transporter permease subunit — MSSFAIKYPFFVLMMCLIIIVVGITTVVGMPVDLFPEVNIPVVVVATFYAGMPPQQIESNITNSYERFFTLGSGIDHIESRSLPGVSLIKIYFQSGTDANAAVSNISNLAMANLRRLPPGTLPPVVLKFDASNLPVCLITLKGQGLNETQLKDLAQFSVRNQVANVPGASVPQPYGGRYRQIMVYVDPVKLEAHQMSVMDVVHSLNESNLILPAGDVRIGPKDYNIYANSQVPVVDEINDLPLKTVGNSSVMVADIGEAKDSGQLQTNIVRVDGQRSVYIPVLKQGGKSNTITIVNGVKRAVANLLDIPKVLKTNVVFDQSVFVKIAVKNVINEGTIGLVLTALMILLFLGNLRATVAVLLSIPISCLATFLVLNLGGSSINTMVLGGLALALSRLIDNSVVVLENIFRHMEMGEDSVVAAERGGKEVQLAVLAGTVSTCIVFFPVVMLYGVSKYLFTALALAVVIALFASYVVAMTVVPLFCARFIRLESGHEHGAGQLGSQNSELTGEFSKKQGVFQSVVDRFNRGFHKLQSWYEATTSRCLERPALVVGSFTLMVLLSFMIYPFMGKAFFPRTDPGQFVINVKVPAGTRIELTNEYIAKMEQDIRSVVIPSDLNIIVSNIGITPDLSAIYTSNSGMHTAFIQVSLKEDHKIGSYVYMEKVRQKLAEDFPDVATYFQAGGLVDSVVNQGKPAPIDIQIGGNDLKESYQLAQIIAKRLRGLNSVSDVLVPQDLDYPGLELNINREHAALVGVSPKDVVDNVITALTSDGMIAPSFWVDPVTGNSYMLTVQYPETQIKTLTDFMQIPLRSSSASRTTPLDSVADIKQINTPTEVDHYQLRRVFDIYVMPKKEDLSVANSEVNNVLSAVARPEGVTINVLGAVRDMQASFSSFAIGLVLAVVLVYLILMAQFASFSDPLVILLAVPPGISGVLVFLLVTRTTLNVMSLMGGVMMTGIAVSNSILIVEFVGTLHRQGMELKQALIEACKVRLRPILMTSLATILGLIPMALALEPGSEQYAPLARAILGGLTVSVAVTIFLVPAAYLLIHHKKDGVTVEEA; from the coding sequence ATGTCCTCGTTCGCTATCAAATATCCATTTTTTGTGTTGATGATGTGTCTCATCATTATCGTAGTTGGGATAACCACGGTCGTTGGCATGCCGGTAGATCTGTTTCCTGAAGTGAATATCCCTGTAGTAGTTGTAGCAACGTTCTATGCCGGCATGCCACCGCAACAGATTGAGTCCAATATTACCAATAGTTATGAGCGATTTTTTACCCTTGGTAGTGGCATCGACCATATCGAGTCCCGATCCTTACCAGGGGTCAGCCTCATCAAGATTTACTTCCAATCGGGAACGGACGCCAATGCTGCAGTAAGTAATATCTCTAACTTAGCCATGGCAAATCTTCGCAGGTTGCCTCCTGGCACCCTGCCTCCTGTCGTCCTCAAATTCGATGCGTCCAACCTTCCGGTATGTCTAATCACCCTCAAGGGCCAGGGGCTCAATGAAACTCAGCTAAAAGATCTCGCTCAGTTCAGTGTTCGTAATCAGGTGGCAAATGTACCTGGAGCATCCGTACCGCAACCCTATGGCGGACGCTACCGGCAAATTATGGTGTATGTTGACCCGGTCAAGCTCGAAGCTCATCAAATGAGCGTCATGGATGTGGTGCATTCCCTCAATGAATCGAATCTGATCTTACCGGCGGGTGATGTTCGTATCGGCCCCAAAGATTACAACATTTACGCAAATAGTCAGGTTCCTGTTGTCGACGAAATCAATGATCTTCCCTTGAAGACGGTAGGAAACTCCTCCGTGATGGTTGCTGACATCGGTGAGGCTAAAGACTCTGGACAACTACAAACGAACATCGTGCGTGTTGATGGGCAACGATCCGTATATATTCCCGTGCTAAAGCAAGGAGGAAAATCCAACACCATCACTATCGTTAACGGTGTTAAGCGAGCTGTCGCAAATTTGCTAGACATTCCCAAAGTTCTTAAGACCAATGTTGTTTTCGATCAGTCTGTATTCGTAAAAATTGCGGTGAAGAATGTCATCAACGAAGGCACGATCGGACTTGTATTGACGGCTTTGATGATTCTCCTGTTTCTTGGAAATTTACGAGCGACCGTCGCAGTTCTTCTATCCATTCCGATCTCCTGTCTCGCAACGTTTCTCGTGCTGAACCTGGGAGGGAGTTCGATCAATACTATGGTGCTGGGCGGGTTAGCGCTAGCTCTCTCCCGTTTGATCGATAATTCCGTTGTAGTGCTAGAAAATATTTTCCGACATATGGAAATGGGGGAAGATTCAGTCGTTGCCGCGGAACGAGGCGGAAAAGAAGTTCAGCTCGCTGTTCTGGCCGGTACTGTAAGCACTTGTATTGTGTTTTTTCCTGTCGTGATGCTCTATGGAGTCAGCAAGTATCTTTTTACTGCTTTAGCTTTAGCAGTGGTCATTGCATTGTTTGCGTCTTATGTCGTTGCGATGACAGTGGTTCCGTTATTCTGCGCTCGGTTCATTCGTTTGGAGTCGGGCCATGAACATGGAGCAGGGCAGCTGGGCAGTCAAAATTCAGAGCTTACAGGCGAATTCTCCAAAAAACAGGGAGTGTTTCAGTCAGTTGTAGATCGGTTCAATAGAGGGTTTCACAAACTTCAATCTTGGTATGAAGCTACGACGTCTCGGTGTCTAGAACGTCCGGCATTAGTTGTGGGCAGTTTTACTCTGATGGTTCTGCTCAGCTTTATGATTTATCCATTCATGGGGAAGGCATTCTTTCCTCGAACTGATCCCGGCCAGTTTGTCATCAATGTGAAGGTTCCAGCAGGGACTCGGATTGAATTAACTAACGAGTATATCGCTAAGATGGAGCAAGATATACGAAGCGTAGTGATCCCTTCTGATCTAAATATCATCGTTTCGAATATTGGTATTACCCCGGATCTCTCCGCTATATACACGTCGAATTCCGGGATGCACACTGCTTTCATTCAGGTCAGCCTGAAAGAAGACCATAAAATTGGTAGCTATGTGTACATGGAGAAGGTGCGTCAGAAGCTAGCAGAAGACTTTCCAGATGTGGCCACTTACTTTCAAGCTGGCGGCTTGGTCGATTCAGTTGTTAATCAAGGGAAACCTGCTCCGATTGATATTCAGATTGGGGGAAACGACCTAAAGGAATCGTATCAATTGGCCCAGATTATCGCGAAAAGACTACGGGGGCTCAATTCCGTCAGCGATGTACTGGTCCCACAGGATCTTGATTATCCCGGTCTAGAACTTAATATCAACCGAGAACATGCTGCCTTAGTCGGTGTTTCTCCCAAAGACGTTGTTGACAACGTTATCACTGCACTTACCTCGGACGGTATGATCGCGCCGAGTTTTTGGGTCGACCCCGTAACAGGGAATAGCTATATGCTTACGGTTCAGTATCCCGAAACACAAATCAAGACGCTGACGGATTTCATGCAAATTCCATTGCGTTCCAGCAGCGCTTCCAGAACTACACCATTGGACTCTGTAGCAGATATCAAACAGATCAATACGCCGACTGAAGTTGATCACTATCAACTTCGACGTGTTTTTGACATTTATGTGATGCCGAAGAAGGAAGACCTGAGCGTGGCTAACAGCGAAGTAAACAATGTCCTTTCTGCTGTCGCGCGCCCTGAGGGGGTAACCATAAATGTTCTCGGTGCTGTACGTGACATGCAGGCGTCCTTTTCGAGTTTTGCAATCGGATTAGTTTTAGCAGTGGTTCTGGTTTACCTGATTCTTATGGCGCAATTTGCTTCGTTTTCTGACCCTCTTGTTATTTTGCTTGCTGTTCCTCCTGGGATCTCAGGTGTTTTGGTGTTCTTACTGGTAACGAGAACAACACTTAATGTGATGTCGTTGATGGGTGGAGTAATGATGACCGGCATCGCAGTTTCGAACAGTATCCTAATCGTAGAATTTGTGGGCACCTTACACAGGCAAGGTATGGAGCTCAAGCAGGCACTTATCGAGGCATGTAAGGTTCGGTTGCGGCCTATCTTAATGACAAGTCTGGCAACCATTCTTGGATTGATTCCGATGGCTCTTGCCCTCGAACCTGGTAGCGAGCAATATGCTCCGCTAGCACGCGCGATCCTAGGAGGCCTCACCGTTTCTGTTGCCGTCACGATTTTTCTCGTCCCGGCAGCATATTTATTGATTCATCATAAAAAAGACGGCGTTACGGTGGAGGAAGCCTAG